In one Methanobrevibacter arboriphilus genomic region, the following are encoded:
- a CDS encoding MarR family winged helix-turn-helix transcriptional regulator — MEYVFDKSDLLFEFIKINYKLRRILQNKFKYYDITFEQWYMLYFIYQNEGCNQKMLSKASNRDTGAITRSLNILADKGLIERKVSFQDKREFLIYLTDKSLNLYKDTSKLMLENSQEIKSIFTKDELEKLFYLLEKLDLNL; from the coding sequence ATGGAATATGTTTTTGATAAAAGTGATTTATTATTTGAATTTATAAAAATAAACTACAAATTAAGAAGGATACTTCAAAATAAATTTAAATATTATGATATTACATTTGAACAGTGGTATATGTTATATTTTATATATCAAAATGAAGGATGTAATCAAAAAATGCTTTCAAAAGCTTCAAATAGAGATACTGGAGCTATCACAAGAAGTTTGAATATTCTTGCTGATAAAGGACTTATTGAAAGAAAAGTTTCCTTTCAAGATAAAAGAGAGTTTTTAATATATTTAACTGATAAAAGTTTGAATTTATATAAGGATACATCTAAGTTAATGTTAGAAAATTCTCAAGAGATTAAAAGTATTTTTACTAAAGATGAACTTGAAAAACTATTTTACTTATTGGAAAAATTAGATTTGAATTTATAA
- a CDS encoding MFS transporter, which yields MSSNESIKNEGLPSSVWLLFIAIITALMGMGLIGPVLPTLSTQLGASPSEVTLLYSSYNIVMAIGALITGVISTRLGLKKALLIGIIIIGVFAAIAGFATNIWTIIGLRGIWALGSSLFFATGLAAMVTVAGVSKTKSIVLFEAAVGIGVAAGPLIGGILGQFSWRYPFIGIGVMMVIVFLLLFTKLPNVKEDLGTKSNTSLKEPFRAMKNRSIAVLGIANSLYNFGFFTLLAYSPLILGLNPFNIGLIFLGWGILLGISSYFIAPRLEKTFGTIKSLYVMLILFTILLLVMGIFTSDLLIISGCIIISGLLFGNSNSLFTNAVMTTSPVEASTTSAAFSFLRMIGGAIAPFLAGILTELYAPNTPFIVGSCFVVSSIIVIVLNRNYICPKSKIKSEKPEQTLPKQTLSKQTLKVKDFMISNVISIHPAAEIKDLLKLFSKHNIGGVPVVNDQNKLIGMVSDGDIIRYLAPKDYSAHDFIYNILIEEGESEQEVLNNKITDSIDSLITKRKLYYLNDNDTLEKAIQILSQNEFKKLPVLDSNKHVIGIISRGDINNILMKMLVHR from the coding sequence TTGTCATCAAATGAATCAATTAAAAATGAAGGATTGCCTTCATCTGTATGGTTGCTATTTATTGCAATTATCACTGCATTAATGGGTATGGGACTTATAGGACCTGTTTTACCAACACTCTCAACTCAATTGGGAGCAAGTCCTAGTGAAGTTACTTTGTTATATAGTAGTTATAATATTGTAATGGCAATAGGTGCACTAATTACAGGAGTTATATCTACAAGACTAGGTCTTAAAAAAGCTTTACTTATTGGTATTATTATAATTGGTGTTTTTGCAGCTATTGCAGGATTTGCAACTAATATTTGGACTATCATTGGCTTACGTGGTATTTGGGCATTAGGAAGCTCTCTTTTCTTTGCTACAGGGCTTGCTGCTATGGTAACTGTTGCAGGAGTTTCAAAAACAAAGTCAATTGTTTTGTTTGAAGCTGCTGTTGGAATAGGAGTTGCAGCAGGGCCATTAATTGGGGGAATTCTTGGACAATTTTCATGGAGATATCCATTTATTGGAATTGGAGTGATGATGGTTATTGTATTTTTATTATTATTCACTAAATTACCCAATGTAAAAGAAGATCTCGGTACAAAATCAAACACTTCTTTAAAAGAACCTTTTCGTGCAATGAAAAATAGATCTATTGCAGTTTTGGGAATTGCTAACTCTCTTTATAATTTTGGTTTTTTTACATTATTAGCTTATAGTCCATTGATACTAGGATTAAATCCCTTTAATATAGGACTTATATTTTTAGGATGGGGTATTCTTCTTGGTATTTCTTCTTATTTCATAGCACCGAGACTTGAAAAGACTTTTGGAACAATTAAATCATTATATGTCATGTTAATTTTATTTACAATTCTTCTTTTAGTCATGGGCATATTTACATCTGATTTACTCATTATATCTGGATGTATAATTATTTCTGGTTTATTGTTTGGAAATAGTAATTCTTTATTTACTAATGCTGTAATGACAACATCGCCTGTTGAAGCCTCAACAACATCGGCTGCTTTTAGTTTTTTACGTATGATAGGTGGAGCTATTGCACCTTTTTTAGCTGGGATTCTAACTGAATTATATGCTCCTAATACACCGTTTATTGTTGGAAGTTGTTTTGTTGTAAGCTCTATTATAGTTATAGTACTAAATAGGAACTATATCTGTCCAAAATCTAAAATTAAAAGTGAAAAACCAGAGCAAACTCTACCAAAACAAACTTTATCAAAGCAAACTCTTAAAGTAAAAGATTTCATGATTTCAAATGTTATTTCTATACATCCTGCTGCTGAAATTAAAGATTTACTAAAATTATTTTCTAAACATAATATTGGAGGAGTTCCGGTTGTCAATGATCAAAATAAGCTAATTGGCATGGTTAGTGATGGGGATATCATAAGATATCTTGCTCCAAAAGACTATTCTGCCCATGATTTTATATACAATATATTAATTGAAGAAGGAGAATCAGAACAAGAAGTTTTAAATAATAAAATAACTGATAGTATTGATAGCTTGATAACTAAAAGAAAATTATATTATTTAAACGATAATGATACTTTAGAAAAAGCTATTCAAATTTTATCTCAGAATGAGTTTAAAAAACTCCCAGTATTAGATTCAAATAAGCATGTTATTGGTATTATCAGTAGAGGAGATATAAATAACATTTTAATGAAGATGTTAGTACATAGATAA
- the lysA gene encoding diaminopimelate decarboxylase codes for MDLNLKINDKGHVDIGGADATKLAEEYGTPLYVIDEDRIRDNYKRVFNAFTKYYSDFKILYACKANTNLSVMRILEEEGSCIDAVSPGEVFTSLKTGFSSDRILFTGNNVTNDELRYIDETGVRINLDSVSQLKRLAEIVDPEGYKISFRVNPMVGAGHHEHCITGGEMSKFGIKESEAVEVYKLAKNMGFEPVGMHTHIGSGILDPEPFKLATTVLMDIAGKVSQEADIDFEFLDLGGGLGIPYEPEENLLDIDPFAEEITGIFKSKLSEYGMDGTNKPSMYIEPGRYLVGDASVLLTRVNTVKNSYRKFIGVDSGFNTLLRPAMYGSYHHIVVANKANETSENGAKIEKVDVAGNVCESGDLFARDRPLPIIEEGDLLSIMNAGAYSFSMASQYNSRPRPAEILVKDGKSEIIRERETYDDLFRNQILPKRLEN; via the coding sequence ATGGATTTAAATCTTAAAATTAATGATAAAGGTCATGTGGATATTGGTGGAGCAGATGCTACTAAACTTGCAGAGGAATATGGAACTCCTTTGTATGTTATTGATGAAGATAGAATAAGAGATAATTATAAAAGAGTTTTTAATGCTTTTACTAAATATTATTCTGATTTTAAAATACTTTATGCTTGTAAAGCTAATACTAATCTTTCTGTAATGAGAATACTCGAAGAAGAAGGTAGTTGTATTGATGCAGTTTCTCCAGGTGAGGTTTTCACCTCTTTAAAAACTGGTTTCTCTTCTGATAGGATTCTTTTCACTGGAAATAATGTTACTAACGATGAATTAAGATATATTGATGAAACTGGGGTTAGGATAAATTTAGATTCTGTTTCTCAGTTAAAAAGATTAGCTGAAATTGTTGATCCTGAAGGATATAAGATTTCTTTCAGAGTAAATCCTATGGTTGGTGCAGGACATCACGAACACTGTATCACTGGTGGAGAAATGAGTAAATTTGGTATTAAAGAGAGTGAAGCAGTAGAAGTTTATAAATTAGCTAAAAACATGGGTTTTGAACCTGTTGGAATGCATACTCATATTGGTTCAGGTATTTTAGATCCAGAACCTTTCAAGTTAGCTACAACTGTCTTAATGGATATTGCTGGGAAAGTTTCTCAAGAAGCAGATATTGATTTCGAATTTTTAGATCTTGGTGGTGGTCTTGGAATACCTTATGAACCAGAAGAAAATTTACTTGATATTGATCCATTTGCAGAGGAAATAACTGGGATATTTAAATCAAAATTATCTGAATATGGAATGGATGGGACAAACAAACCTTCTATGTATATAGAACCTGGAAGATATCTTGTTGGTGATGCATCAGTTCTTTTAACTAGAGTTAACACTGTTAAAAATAGTTATCGTAAATTTATTGGTGTAGATTCTGGATTTAACACCCTTCTTCGCCCAGCAATGTATGGATCATATCATCATATTGTTGTAGCTAATAAAGCTAATGAAACTTCTGAAAATGGAGCAAAAATTGAAAAAGTTGATGTTGCTGGTAATGTATGTGAGTCTGGAGATTTGTTTGCAAGAGATAGGCCTCTTCCGATAATTGAAGAAGGTGATCTTTTGTCTATAATGAATGCAGGAGCATATTCATTTTCTATGGCTTCTCAATATAATTCAAGACCAAGACCAGCTGAAATTCTTGTGAAAGATGGAAAGTCTGAAATAATAAGGGAAAGAGAAACTTACGATGATCTTTTCAGAAACCAAATTCTTCCTAAAAGGTTAGAAAATTAG
- the dapF gene encoding diaminopimelate epimerase codes for MNLSGLKFSKMHGLGNDYVVINEFNEEIIPENEKSRFSIDICKRGFSIGADGVIFVCPATDNGEIKFRIFNADGSEAEMCGNGIRCFSKYVYDNNIIKKDKINVETLGGLKKVEITVDEKNKNLSKFFKVNMGLSTFKTSEIPMIASVDEFLDEVLIVNDEEITMTTVSVGNPHAVIFTENTNFSDLSSVNLDIYGPAIENHEAFPHRINVHFVEIISKNEIKVITWERGAGFTYACGTGATSCVLSGFKLGILDNNVLVHLPGGDLEIEVYEKNDRLGAFMKGDAELVFNGEIA; via the coding sequence ATGAATTTATCAGGATTAAAGTTTTCTAAAATGCATGGTCTTGGAAATGATTATGTTGTTATAAATGAATTTAATGAAGAAATAATCCCAGAAAATGAAAAATCTCGCTTTTCAATTGATATATGTAAAAGAGGTTTTTCTATTGGTGCTGATGGAGTAATCTTTGTTTGTCCAGCTACAGATAATGGTGAAATAAAGTTCAGAATTTTCAATGCAGATGGCAGCGAAGCTGAAATGTGTGGTAATGGTATCAGATGCTTTTCTAAATATGTTTATGATAATAATATCATTAAAAAAGATAAAATCAATGTTGAAACTTTAGGTGGATTAAAAAAAGTCGAGATCACTGTTGATGAGAAAAATAAAAATTTATCTAAATTTTTTAAAGTTAACATGGGTTTATCAACTTTTAAAACTTCAGAAATTCCAATGATAGCTAGTGTGGATGAATTTTTAGATGAGGTATTAATTGTTAATGATGAAGAGATAACTATGACCACAGTTAGTGTTGGCAATCCTCATGCAGTAATATTCACAGAAAATACTAATTTTTCTGATTTGAGTAGTGTTAATTTAGATATTTATGGTCCAGCTATTGAAAATCATGAGGCATTTCCTCATAGGATAAATGTCCATTTTGTTGAAATAATTTCTAAAAATGAAATTAAAGTTATCACCTGGGAAAGGGGTGCAGGGTTTACCTATGCTTGTGGTACTGGAGCTACTTCCTGTGTCTTATCTGGTTTTAAACTTGGAATTTTGGATAATAATGTTTTAGTTCATCTTCCTGGGGGGGATTTGGAAATTGAAGTTTATGAAAAAAATGATAGATTAGGAGCATTTATGAAAGGAGATGCAGAATTAGTCTTTAATGGTGAAATAGCTTAA
- a CDS encoding 50S ribosomal protein L21e → MQRSRGFRSRSRNKMTKVSRPGRSNPITRKIQKFNNDDLVHIIIDPSIHRGQPHPRFHGKTAKVIGYKGNAYVLALNDGNKAKELIVRPEHLKPQE, encoded by the coding sequence ATGCAAAGATCAAGAGGATTTAGAAGTAGATCAAGAAATAAAATGACTAAGGTTTCAAGACCTGGAAGATCTAACCCTATAACTAGAAAAATTCAGAAATTTAATAATGATGATTTAGTACATATTATTATTGATCCTAGTATCCATAGAGGTCAACCACATCCAAGATTCCATGGTAAGACAGCTAAAGTAATTGGATATAAAGGAAATGCTTATGTTTTAGCATTAAACGATGGTAACAAAGCTAAAGAATTGATTGTTAGACCAGAACACTTGAAACCACAAGAGTGA
- a CDS encoding RNA polymerase Rpb4 family protein — translation MIGKKALENEPIPAAKVKEILEDFQEKYELSYEQNLTLDHVTKFNKLSLEDTEELIGKLEEIVKKKHAVRIADLMPKDLSDLRLLFAKERLPISKEELEEILSIVDEYRDDE, via the coding sequence ATGATAGGGAAGAAAGCATTAGAAAATGAGCCAATTCCTGCAGCTAAAGTAAAAGAGATACTTGAAGACTTTCAAGAGAAATATGAATTAAGTTATGAACAGAATTTAACTTTAGATCATGTTACAAAGTTCAATAAACTTTCTTTAGAAGATACTGAAGAGTTAATAGGGAAATTAGAAGAGATAGTTAAGAAAAAGCATGCAGTACGTATTGCTGACTTAATGCCTAAAGATTTGTCTGATTTAAGACTTTTGTTTGCTAAAGAAAGATTACCTATATCAAAAGAAGAATTAGAAGAAATTCTTTCTATTGTTGATGAATATAGGGATGATGAATAG
- a CDS encoding DUF655 domain-containing protein, translated as MEDNAVILDYLPLGYVKENMSTFKKKPVAQAIGTENFTLLELIPKDNVDLEIHENVYIGAGKRDKISRVKGKLDFENLTATSRIEIDYVISEIIMNHEDKYIKWINEAGPLSTRLNKLELLPGIGKKHMWAIIEAREEEPFKNFNDLKERVPLLKDPIDSIAKRVKMELDTTQPKRGKNKYRVFTHSPRRHDSKNRKRQGKNKHRRRD; from the coding sequence ATGGAAGATAATGCAGTAATATTAGACTATTTACCTTTAGGCTATGTAAAGGAAAATATGTCTACCTTTAAGAAAAAGCCTGTTGCTCAGGCTATCGGAACCGAAAACTTTACTTTATTAGAGTTAATTCCAAAAGACAATGTTGATTTAGAGATTCATGAAAATGTATACATCGGTGCAGGAAAAAGAGACAAAATAAGTCGGGTTAAAGGAAAACTTGATTTCGAAAATTTGACTGCAACAAGTAGGATTGAAATTGATTATGTTATTAGTGAAATAATAATGAATCATGAAGATAAGTATATTAAATGGATTAATGAAGCCGGACCTTTAAGCACACGTTTGAATAAATTAGAACTATTACCTGGTATAGGTAAAAAGCATATGTGGGCTATTATTGAAGCAAGAGAAGAAGAACCCTTTAAAAATTTCAATGATTTAAAAGAGAGAGTTCCTTTACTTAAAGATCCTATTGATAGTATTGCTAAGAGAGTGAAAATGGAACTTGACACTACTCAACCGAAAAGAGGTAAAAATAAGTATCGTGTTTTTACTCATTCTCCAAGAAGGCATGACTCAAAAAATAGAAAAAGACAAGGTAAAAATAAGCATAGGAGAAGAGATTAA
- the rsmA gene encoding 16S rRNA (adenine(1518)-N(6)/adenine(1519)-N(6))-dimethyltransferase RsmA has product MKSNENNEHSFSLATETKNILQKHGIRLNKNLGQNYLIDDYKRKKIINFANISKNDTILEIGPGIGTLTIELSKKAKKVVAIEQDKKIFEILSERIEEENVSNIDLINDDALNVEISTFSKSNKIVSNLPYQISSPITFKFLEFDFDLAILMYQKEFANRMIAKVGDKNYSRLSAMLYFKTSIEFLDNISPQSFIPQPKVNSAVVKLTHIKNESFFSNKTNEKDYSVVCRAIFPHKNKKIRNALIDSRNILGYSDKKILRDLLDSSPELESFLVKRVVKTSPEEILELTSLIKPILWG; this is encoded by the coding sequence TTGAAATCTAATGAAAATAATGAGCATAGTTTTTCTTTAGCTACTGAAACTAAAAATATACTTCAAAAGCATGGAATTCGCTTAAATAAAAATTTAGGGCAAAATTATTTAATTGATGATTATAAAAGAAAAAAGATAATTAATTTTGCTAATATTTCAAAAAATGACACTATATTAGAAATCGGTCCGGGGATTGGAACATTAACAATAGAACTGTCTAAAAAAGCTAAAAAAGTAGTAGCTATTGAACAGGATAAGAAAATATTTGAAATTTTATCTGAAAGAATAGAAGAGGAAAATGTTAGCAATATAGATTTAATAAATGACGATGCACTAAATGTTGAAATATCAACTTTTTCAAAATCTAATAAGATAGTTTCTAATTTGCCTTATCAAATATCTTCTCCAATAACTTTTAAATTTCTGGAATTTGATTTTGATTTAGCTATTTTAATGTATCAAAAAGAGTTTGCTAATCGTATGATAGCTAAAGTAGGCGATAAGAATTATTCAAGACTTTCTGCAATGTTGTATTTTAAAACAAGTATTGAATTTTTAGATAATATATCTCCTCAGTCCTTTATTCCACAACCAAAAGTAAATTCAGCTGTTGTTAAGCTAACTCATATAAAAAATGAAAGTTTTTTTTCAAATAAGACTAATGAAAAGGATTATTCAGTGGTATGTAGAGCAATTTTCCCTCATAAAAATAAGAAAATTAGAAATGCTTTAATTGATTCAAGAAATATTTTAGGCTATTCTGATAAAAAAATATTAAGGGATTTATTAGATTCTAGTCCTGAATTAGAATCATTTTTAGTTAAAAGAGTTGTAAAAACCTCTCCTGAGGAAATATTAGAATTAACTAGTTTGATTAAACCTATATTATGGGGATAA
- a CDS encoding HemK2/MTQ2 family protein methyltransferase codes for MGEFNIELEKMVYEPSDDSFLLIDNLNINPGEKVLEIGTGSGIVAMYASKVAGEVVATDINFNAIEIAEKNFLLNNIDNINILFGDLFEPLESEGFDGNGKFDVILFNTPYLPTENDEILEDDLNYAFDGGLDGRKVIDPFLNQVKNHLNKNGKVQLIQSSLSNIEQTLLKLEELGFLVEITASEKFFFEEIVLITGFLD; via the coding sequence ATTGGAGAGTTTAATATTGAATTAGAAAAGATGGTTTATGAACCATCAGATGATAGCTTTCTTTTAATTGATAATTTGAATATAAATCCTGGTGAAAAAGTTCTTGAAATAGGAACAGGGTCTGGAATAGTTGCAATGTATGCTTCAAAAGTTGCTGGTGAAGTTGTAGCTACTGATATTAATTTTAATGCTATTGAAATTGCTGAAAAAAATTTTTTGTTAAATAATATTGATAATATAAATATTCTTTTTGGAGATTTATTTGAACCTCTTGAATCTGAAGGTTTTGATGGAAATGGAAAATTTGATGTTATTTTATTTAATACTCCATATCTACCAACTGAAAATGATGAAATTTTAGAAGATGATTTAAATTATGCATTTGATGGTGGATTAGATGGAAGAAAAGTAATTGATCCTTTTTTAAATCAAGTGAAAAATCATCTTAATAAGAATGGAAAGGTACAGCTTATTCAGTCTTCACTTTCTAATATAGAACAAACATTATTAAAACTAGAAGAATTAGGATTTTTAGTTGAGATTACTGCTAGTGAAAAATTTTTCTTTGAAGAAATTGTATTAATAACCGGATTTTTAGATTAA
- a CDS encoding peptidylprolyl isomerase: protein MKKAIIETEKGNIELELFEKDAPNTVANFEKLAKEGFYDGLTFHRVIDDFVIQGGCPKGNGTGGPGYTIKCEINDNKHGTGALSMAHAGKDTGGSQFFITHSPQPHLDGVHTVFGKVISGMDVVNSVKQGDKMLKVTIQG, encoded by the coding sequence ATGAAAAAAGCTATTATTGAAACTGAAAAAGGTAACATAGAGTTAGAATTATTTGAAAAAGATGCCCCTAATACTGTTGCTAACTTTGAAAAGTTAGCTAAAGAAGGATTTTACGATGGTTTAACATTCCATAGAGTTATTGATGATTTTGTAATTCAAGGCGGATGTCCAAAAGGGAATGGAACTGGTGGTCCAGGATACACAATCAAGTGTGAAATAAACGATAATAAGCATGGAACTGGTGCTTTATCCATGGCACATGCAGGTAAGGATACTGGAGGAAGCCAATTTTTTATAACTCATTCACCTCAACCTCACCTTGATGGTGTTCATACTGTTTTTGGAAAAGTTATCTCTGGAATGGATGTTGTTAATTCAGTGAAACAAGGAGATAAAATGTTAAAGGTGACTATTCAAGGTTAA
- a CDS encoding acetylornithine transaminase has protein sequence MNNKEIIDLDSKYIMQTYGRQPIALTHGNGANIWDADGNEYLDFFAGIAVNVLGQSHPKVIEAIQKQAEKLIHVSNVYYTEEQVKLAKKLAEITIFDRIFFANSGAEANEGAIKLARKFTGKGEIIATNNSFHGRTLVTVTATGQDKYKEPFKPLPSGFIHVPFGDSKAIANAITDDTAAVLIEAIQGEGGIVVPPKMYLKEVEAICREKGVLFILDEVQTGFGRTGEMFAYELFGIKPDIMTIAKALGNGYPIGGLLARGEVVEGFDYGDHGSTFGGNPLGCAVALTVIETIKDENLLENSKNLGNYLKNEFINLNEKYDFITDVRGFGLFLAIELDRDSSEITNKMRERGFLINSTAGNVLRFAPPLIITKEEIDKMILALDQVFSEI, from the coding sequence ATGAATAACAAAGAAATCATCGATTTAGACTCTAAATATATTATGCAAACTTATGGACGCCAACCAATAGCTTTGACTCATGGTAATGGAGCTAATATTTGGGATGCAGATGGAAATGAATATTTAGACTTTTTTGCAGGAATAGCTGTAAATGTATTAGGTCAGTCACACCCAAAAGTAATTGAAGCTATTCAAAAACAAGCAGAAAAGTTGATTCATGTTTCTAATGTTTACTATACTGAAGAACAAGTAAAACTTGCGAAAAAATTAGCTGAAATAACTATTTTTGACCGTATTTTCTTTGCAAATAGTGGTGCTGAAGCAAATGAAGGAGCTATAAAATTAGCTAGAAAATTCACTGGAAAAGGTGAGATAATTGCCACCAATAATTCTTTTCATGGAAGAACTCTTGTGACTGTTACAGCTACTGGTCAAGATAAATATAAAGAACCTTTTAAACCATTGCCTTCTGGATTCATTCATGTACCTTTTGGTGATAGTAAGGCAATAGCTAATGCTATCACTGATGATACTGCTGCTGTTCTTATTGAAGCTATTCAGGGAGAAGGAGGTATTGTAGTTCCTCCAAAAATGTATTTAAAAGAAGTTGAAGCTATATGTCGTGAAAAAGGGGTTCTTTTTATTCTTGATGAAGTTCAAACAGGTTTTGGACGTACGGGAGAGATGTTTGCTTATGAATTATTTGGAATTAAGCCAGATATTATGACTATAGCTAAAGCTCTTGGTAATGGATATCCAATTGGTGGGCTTTTAGCTAGAGGTGAAGTTGTTGAGGGTTTTGATTATGGTGATCACGGATCTACTTTTGGTGGAAATCCTCTTGGATGTGCTGTGGCTTTGACTGTCATTGAAACAATTAAAGATGAAAATCTTCTTGAAAATTCTAAAAATCTTGGAAACTATCTTAAAAATGAATTTATTAATTTAAATGAAAAATATGATTTTATAACTGATGTTCGTGGTTTTGGTCTTTTTTTAGCTATTGAATTAGACAGAGATTCTTCTGAAATAACAAATAAGATGAGAGAAAGAGGATTTTTAATTAATTCAACTGCTGGCAATGTTTTAAGGTTTGCCCCACCTCTTATAATAACAAAAGAAGAAATTGATAAAATGATTTTAGCTTTAGATCAAGTATTTTCTGAGATTTAG
- a CDS encoding tRNA pseudouridine(54/55) synthase Pus10 — MDQYNLKKAKELIKLNNENICNCCLGRKFSNLKELENISGNRNRGKLINEKLSEKDYNYKKSSSCKICNDILFKVHENIANENILKKIIEKIDYLNLKFETFLIGSKIPNKILEKDEELNNILDLDVENIKKEINREIGKLIEVKLNKTVDFENPDIVIMVDLRKILDKDKEENAEDLSKIKIRIQINPIFIEGKYKKLIRGIPQTKWPCRKCKGKGCDECNGTGKMYNESVEELISNIVLKETNGYEAKFHGAGREDIDVRMLGEGRPFVLEIKEPKFRKLDLYSITNKVNEYSEGKTEYNDLKFTERNRKAEIKVSSPDTFKVYRALVECEAKISEKDLSKIKQLENTIIKQRTPQRVSHRRADKVREREVKEVSTNLINSNTFEMIVKTQGGLYIKELISSDNSRTNPSVSQILNTKSICKELDVIEVG, encoded by the coding sequence ATGGATCAATACAATCTTAAAAAAGCTAAAGAGCTAATAAAACTAAATAATGAGAACATTTGTAACTGTTGTCTTGGAAGAAAGTTCTCTAATTTAAAAGAATTAGAAAATATTTCTGGAAATAGAAATAGAGGCAAATTAATTAATGAAAAACTATCTGAAAAGGATTATAATTATAAAAAATCTTCTTCATGTAAAATATGTAATGATATTCTTTTTAAAGTTCATGAAAACATTGCAAATGAAAATATATTAAAAAAAATCATTGAAAAGATTGATTATCTAAATTTAAAATTTGAAACATTTTTAATTGGATCAAAAATACCTAATAAAATCTTAGAAAAGGATGAAGAACTAAATAATATATTAGATTTAGATGTAGAAAACATTAAAAAGGAAATTAATAGAGAAATAGGGAAATTAATAGAAGTTAAATTAAATAAAACTGTTGATTTTGAAAATCCAGATATTGTAATTATGGTAGATTTGAGAAAAATTCTTGATAAAGATAAAGAAGAAAATGCAGAAGATTTATCAAAAATTAAGATTAGAATTCAGATAAATCCAATATTTATAGAAGGAAAATATAAAAAATTAATTCGTGGCATTCCTCAAACTAAGTGGCCTTGTAGGAAATGTAAAGGAAAAGGTTGTGATGAATGTAACGGAACTGGTAAGATGTATAATGAATCTGTAGAAGAATTAATCTCAAATATAGTACTAAAAGAAACAAATGGATATGAAGCTAAATTCCATGGAGCTGGAAGAGAAGATATCGATGTTAGAATGTTGGGAGAAGGACGTCCATTTGTACTAGAAATAAAAGAACCAAAATTTAGAAAATTGGATTTGTACAGTATAACAAATAAGGTTAATGAATATTCAGAAGGAAAAACTGAATATAATGATCTTAAATTTACTGAAAGAAATAGAAAGGCCGAAATAAAAGTTTCATCACCAGATACATTTAAAGTTTATCGTGCTTTAGTAGAATGTGAAGCAAAAATCTCAGAAAAAGATTTATCTAAAATTAAACAGCTTGAAAACACCATAATTAAACAGAGAACTCCTCAAAGAGTATCTCATAGAAGAGCTGATAAAGTTCGTGAAAGAGAAGTAAAAGAAGTTTCAACCAATTTAATAAATTCTAACACATTTGAAATGATAGTTAAAACACAAGGTGGGTTATATATCAAAGAACTCATTTCAAGTGATAATTCAAGGACAAATCCAAGTGTTAGTCAAATATTAAATACAAAATCAATCTGTAAAGAATTAGACGTTATCGAAGTAGGATAA
- the hpt gene encoding hypoxanthine/guanine phosphoribosyltransferase: MLEEFKKTLQESPIVKKGEYSYFVHPVSDGIPEMKPEILREIVEVIKNNSDLDIDKIVCIEAMGIHLATALSLETNIPFVVIRKREYGLPGEVPVFQKTGYSEQNLYINQVNKGEKILLIDDVVSTGGTYIAVIKALKNMGVEIKDAIAVIEKGEGKRIVEDETGCSLTTIIKMDVINNEVVIESTIID, from the coding sequence ATGCTTGAAGAATTTAAAAAAACATTACAAGAATCTCCAATCGTGAAAAAAGGAGAGTATAGTTATTTTGTTCATCCTGTATCAGATGGAATCCCTGAAATGAAGCCTGAAATCTTAAGAGAAATTGTAGAGGTTATTAAAAATAATTCTGATTTAGATATTGATAAGATTGTTTGTATTGAGGCAATGGGAATCCATTTAGCTACGGCACTTTCACTTGAAACAAATATTCCTTTTGTAGTAATTAGGAAAAGAGAATATGGGCTTCCTGGAGAAGTTCCAGTATTTCAAAAAACTGGTTATAGTGAACAAAACCTATATATTAACCAGGTGAATAAAGGGGAAAAAATACTCCTTATAGATGATGTTGTGAGTACTGGTGGAACATATATAGCTGTTATTAAAGCTCTTAAAAATATGGGTGTTGAAATTAAAGATGCAATAGCTGTAATTGAGAAAGGAGAAGGTAAAAGAATTGTAGAAGATGAAACAGGATGTTCCTTAACAACAATTATTAAAATGGATGTTATTAACAATGAAGTTGTAATTGAATCAACAATCATAGATTAA